From Pseudostreptobacillus hongkongensis:
AATAGGAGCAAATGCGGTTGTTTTAGAAGGTGTTAGAGTTGGTGCAAATTCTGTAGTAGCAGCAGGAGCCGTAGTTACTGAAAATGTTCCAAGTGGAGTAATGGTAGCAGGTATGCCAGCTAGAATAATTAAAACAATAGATGATAAAACTAAATCTAAAACAGAATTAGTAGAGGAATTAAGAAAATAAAATGCGAAAATTGTTTATATCATTTTTACTTTTGTTATCTTTTAACATTTATGCTAGTATTGAAACTGATTTTAAAAAAGCTATAAAATATATATCAGAAAATAAATTAGAAAAAGCTCAGATTGAATTAGAAAATATAGTAAATAAAAAACCGGTTAATATTTATGAAAAAAATATTATAGATAAATCAAACTATAATTTAGCATTGATATATAATGCAAATGGAAATGATGAAAAAGCTAAAAAATATTTTAGTTATGTTTCTTCTAATGTTGATTCAAGAACAAGAGAAGCTATAAACTCTAATCAAAAATTATTAAATTATGCTATGAATAGTGGAAATTATAAAGAAGCAATAATTCAAGCTGAAATTTTAAATAAAAGAACTATGTATTTAGAATTACCTTTTTTAGCTGATTTAATATATTTATATGAAGTTAATAACTATACTAAAGAGTTAGAAAAAATAAATATAAATGTAGTTTCTAGTTTACAGGAAAAAGAAAAGGGTAAATTATATAATTTGATAGCTAATATATATTTACATCTTGATAAATTTGATGATGCAAAAAGATATTTTAATAATTTAATATCATCAAACTATAATGAGAATAAACAGTTAGGATATATAGGACTAGCAAATATAGCTTATTTAAATAAAGATGAAAAAACATCTCTATTAAATGCTGAAAAAGCCTTGAATATAAGTAAAAAAAATACAGCAATACTAGAACAAATTCAAATAATATTTGCAAATAATTCAAATTATGAAAAGTCATATGAAGTTTTAAAAGATAGATTAAAATTAGAAAAGAATCCAAGTATTTTGGTTGAGGCTTTAAGATATGCTGATTATTTATCAATGATATATGATGAAGATATGTATATTAAAGAACTTGAAAAATTAACAAATTCTAATTATGATCTAGGTCTTACATTTATGGTATATAAAGTATACGATATGGCTGAGAAATATTTATTAAAAGCCATAGATGATGGAGAAAGTAAAGCTTATGATAAACTACTTACTCTTTATTTTGGAACAAAATCAACAAGTAAAATAATAGGACTTGTAGATCTTATGGTTAAAAATAAGGTTATAGATTCTAATAAAAGAGAAACATTAATTAAAGAATATGACCAATATATAGAATATACAAAAATGAAAGAATAATACACTTTAATAGGATTGATTTCTAAAAACTATGGAATCAATCCTTTTTATATTACCCTATTGCAAATATTAATATATATAATGTATAATAAGGAATAAAGTATAAATTTAAAGGAATTTTATGGATACGAGAAAAGAAGAATTAAAAAAAATATATGATCAATTAAAGCAGGAAATGAAATCAAAAAATGCTGAAAATGGAAAGCTATATGATTTGATTAAAGATAATACATTCATAGACGAATTAGAATTTGATAATGCATTATCTATCTTATCTTCTATGAATCAAAATCAAGTTATTAATTATCATACGATACTTGAAAAATTAATAAAGCGTTGGAATGGTAGTAGACCTAAAGTATTATTACATAGTTGCTGTGCTCCTTGTAGTACATATACATTGGAATTTATGTGTAAGCATGCTGATGTAACTATACTTTTTGCTAATTCTAATATACACCCTAAAAGTGAATATATTAAAAGAGCAGAAGTACAAAGAAAGTT
This genomic window contains:
- a CDS encoding tetratricopeptide repeat protein; translated protein: MRKLFISFLLLLSFNIYASIETDFKKAIKYISENKLEKAQIELENIVNKKPVNIYEKNIIDKSNYNLALIYNANGNDEKAKKYFSYVSSNVDSRTREAINSNQKLLNYAMNSGNYKEAIIQAEILNKRTMYLELPFLADLIYLYEVNNYTKELEKININVVSSLQEKEKGKLYNLIANIYLHLDKFDDAKRYFNNLISSNYNENKQLGYIGLANIAYLNKDEKTSLLNAEKALNISKKNTAILEQIQIIFANNSNYEKSYEVLKDRLKLEKNPSILVEALRYADYLSMIYDEDMYIKELEKLTNSNYDLGLTFMVYKVYDMAEKYLLKAIDDGESKAYDKLLTLYFGTKSTSKIIGLVDLMVKNKVIDSNKRETLIKEYDQYIEYTKMKE